From the genome of Yersinia enterocolitica, one region includes:
- the murG gene encoding undecaprenyldiphospho-muramoylpentapeptide beta-N-acetylglucosaminyltransferase: protein MSGKTKRLMVMAGGTGGHVFPGLAVAHHLMAQGWQVRWLGTADRMEASLVPQNGIEIDFIQISGLRGKGLMAQLMAPVRIYRAVRQAKKIMRDYQPDVVLGMGGYVSGPGGLAAWLCGIPVVLHEQNGIAGLTNRWLARIAKKVLQAFPGAFPNADVVGNPVRTDVLALPLPAQRLVGREGPVRVLVIGGSQGARVLNQTMPQVAAQLGEKVTLWHQVGKGALPEVLQAYQQVGQGDDKHKITEFIDDMAAAYSWADVVVCRSGALTVSEIAAAGLPAIFVPFQHKDRQQYWNALPLEKAGAAKIIEQPQFSAEAVSSLLEQWDRATLLTMAEQARSVAIPDATERVAAEVVAASK from the coding sequence ATGAGTGGCAAGACCAAGCGTTTAATGGTGATGGCTGGTGGCACCGGGGGGCATGTCTTCCCCGGATTGGCCGTGGCACATCATCTGATGGCGCAAGGCTGGCAGGTGCGTTGGCTCGGCACCGCAGACCGAATGGAAGCGTCATTGGTACCCCAAAATGGCATTGAGATTGATTTCATCCAGATTTCTGGTCTACGCGGCAAGGGGCTAATGGCGCAACTGATGGCACCAGTGCGGATTTATCGTGCGGTGCGTCAGGCCAAGAAAATCATGCGTGACTACCAGCCGGACGTGGTGCTAGGCATGGGCGGTTATGTTTCCGGTCCCGGTGGTTTGGCGGCATGGCTGTGCGGTATTCCAGTGGTGTTGCATGAGCAAAATGGCATTGCCGGTTTGACTAATCGCTGGCTAGCCAGAATTGCCAAAAAGGTGTTACAGGCCTTCCCCGGCGCATTCCCAAATGCTGATGTGGTGGGTAATCCGGTTCGTACCGATGTTCTTGCGCTGCCATTGCCGGCGCAACGTTTGGTCGGCCGTGAAGGCCCGGTTCGTGTGTTGGTTATCGGTGGTAGCCAAGGCGCGCGGGTGCTAAATCAGACAATGCCGCAGGTTGCCGCACAGTTGGGTGAGAAAGTCACGCTGTGGCATCAGGTAGGTAAAGGCGCATTGCCAGAGGTATTACAGGCATACCAGCAAGTCGGGCAGGGCGATGATAAGCATAAAATTACTGAGTTTATCGACGATATGGCAGCCGCTTATAGTTGGGCCGATGTGGTGGTGTGCCGTTCAGGTGCGCTGACGGTCAGTGAAATTGCCGCCGCAGGTTTACCGGCGATTTTTGTGCCGTTTCAGCATAAAGACCGGCAGCAATATTGGAATGCACTGCCTCTGGAAAAGGCCGGTGCGGCCAAGATTATCGAGCAGCCGCAATTTAGCGCCGAGGCGGTCAGCAGCTTATTGGAACAGTGGGATCGAGCAACCTTACTGACTATGGCTGAACAGGCAAGGTCCGTGGCTATCCCGGACGCTACTGAGCGCGTAGCTGCTGAAGTGGTCGCGGCCAGTAAGTAA
- a CDS encoding cell division protein FtsW (integral membrane protein involved in stabilizing FstZ ring during cell division), producing the protein MRMPGLGLFNTVKHFVMGSRESDTTSMVLYDRTLLWLTFGLAIIGFVMVTSASMPIGQRLASDPFLFAKRDALYLALALGLSLVTLRIPMEVWQRYSNIMLLISIVMLLVVLVVGSSVNGASRWISLGPLRIQPAELSKLSLFCYLASYLVRKVEEVRSNFWGFCKPMGVMVILAVLLLAQPDLGTVVVLFITTLAMLFLAGAKMWQFLAIIGSGVFAVCLLIVAEPYRMRRVTSFWNPWADPFGSGYQLTQSLMAFGRGEFWGQGLGNSVQKLEYLPEAHTDFIFSILGEELGYFGVVLALLMVFFVAFRAMSIGRRALEIDQRFSGFLACSIGVWFSFQALVNVGAAAGMLPTKGLTLPLISYGGSSLIIMSTAIVLLLRIDFETRLAKAQAFVRSAR; encoded by the coding sequence ATGCGCATGCCGGGGCTGGGGCTGTTTAATACCGTAAAACATTTTGTGATGGGATCGCGCGAAAGCGACACCACCAGCATGGTGCTTTACGACAGAACCTTGCTGTGGCTGACATTCGGTTTGGCGATTATCGGTTTTGTGATGGTGACATCGGCATCAATGCCGATTGGTCAGCGTCTGGCTAGTGATCCCTTCTTATTTGCCAAACGTGATGCTCTCTATCTGGCACTGGCATTGGGTTTGTCGCTAGTGACATTACGTATCCCGATGGAGGTTTGGCAGCGCTATAGCAATATTATGTTGCTGATTTCGATAGTAATGTTGCTGGTAGTGTTGGTGGTGGGTAGCTCGGTAAACGGGGCATCACGCTGGATTTCATTGGGGCCGCTGCGTATTCAGCCAGCGGAATTATCCAAGCTGTCACTGTTTTGTTATCTGGCCAGCTATCTGGTGCGTAAGGTTGAAGAGGTTCGCAGTAATTTCTGGGGCTTCTGTAAACCGATGGGGGTCATGGTTATTCTGGCGGTGTTACTGCTGGCACAGCCTGATCTAGGCACGGTGGTGGTGCTGTTTATTACCACGCTGGCGATGCTGTTTCTAGCTGGCGCGAAAATGTGGCAGTTTTTGGCGATTATCGGCTCTGGTGTGTTTGCGGTTTGTCTGCTGATTGTTGCTGAACCCTACCGTATGCGCCGTGTGACATCCTTCTGGAATCCATGGGCGGATCCGTTCGGTAGTGGTTATCAGTTAACCCAGTCGCTGATGGCTTTTGGCCGTGGTGAATTCTGGGGGCAAGGCTTAGGTAACTCAGTGCAGAAACTGGAGTATTTACCGGAAGCGCATACCGACTTTATTTTCTCGATTTTAGGCGAGGAGCTGGGGTATTTCGGTGTGGTTCTGGCACTGTTAATGGTATTCTTCGTCGCTTTTCGTGCTATGTCCATCGGCCGTCGCGCGTTGGAGATAGATCAGCGATTTTCTGGCTTTTTGGCTTGCTCAATTGGCGTCTGGTTCAGTTTTCAGGCTCTGGTTAACGTTGGGGCTGCTGCCGGAATGTTGCCGACTAAAGGGTTGACCTTACCACTGATCAGTTACGGTGGTTCGAGCTTGATTATTATGTCAACGGCAATTGTGCTGTTGCTACGCATTGATTTTGAAACACGCCTGGCAAAAGCCCAGGCGTTTGTAAGGAGTGCCCGATGA
- a CDS encoding UDP-N-acetylmuramoyl-tripeptide--D-alanyl-D-alanine ligase, translating to MIKVSLHFLSTLLNAEYIGSENVDITEVTIDTRKVTPGCLFVALKGERFDGHDFAEDAVAAGAGALLVSKRLLVGAPQLVVKDTRLALGQFAAWVREQVPARVVALTGSSGKTSVKEMVAAILRQCGNVLYTAGNFNNDIGVPLTLLRLTPEHDFAVIELGANHVGEIAYTTDLSRPESALVNNLAAAHLEGFGSLAGVAKAKGEIFAGLPANGTAIINADSNDWPHWQEMLHNKRVWYFSPRGAEDIDFYASDVRITPQATHFTLHSPFGTIAIELPLPGRHNIANALAATALAMSVGADLAAVRQGLAQLQAVPGRLFPIQLSAGKLLLDDSYNANVGSMTAAAQVLADMPGYRVLVVGDMAELGDTAVDCHRQVGEAARQAGVDKVLSVGTLSQTLSDASGNGEHFQDKNTLAARVSELLLEHPVITVLIKGSRSAAMENVVRALQENASC from the coding sequence ATGATTAAGGTCTCACTGCATTTCCTGTCTACGCTGCTTAATGCTGAATATATTGGCAGTGAAAACGTCGACATCACCGAAGTGACCATTGATACCCGTAAGGTCACACCGGGGTGTTTGTTCGTGGCGCTGAAAGGCGAGCGTTTTGATGGGCATGATTTTGCAGAAGATGCTGTTGCCGCAGGTGCAGGCGCTTTGCTGGTAAGTAAACGCTTACTGGTGGGAGCCCCTCAGTTAGTGGTCAAAGACACTCGTCTGGCACTGGGGCAATTTGCTGCGTGGGTGCGTGAGCAAGTGCCTGCTCGGGTGGTGGCTTTAACCGGCTCATCCGGTAAAACCTCGGTAAAAGAAATGGTTGCCGCCATTTTGCGTCAATGCGGCAATGTGCTGTATACCGCCGGTAACTTCAATAACGATATTGGGGTGCCACTGACTTTACTGCGTTTGACGCCTGAACATGATTTTGCCGTGATTGAGTTGGGTGCTAATCATGTGGGCGAAATCGCCTACACCACGGATTTAAGCCGCCCTGAAAGTGCTTTGGTTAATAATTTAGCGGCCGCTCATCTGGAAGGTTTTGGTTCACTGGCAGGGGTGGCGAAGGCCAAAGGTGAAATTTTTGCCGGGTTGCCTGCTAACGGGACGGCAATTATTAATGCTGACAGCAATGACTGGCCGCATTGGCAGGAAATGCTGCACAACAAGCGCGTTTGGTATTTTTCACCTCGCGGCGCAGAAGATATCGATTTCTATGCCAGTGATGTGCGTATTACACCACAGGCGACACATTTTACCCTGCATTCGCCATTTGGCACTATAGCCATCGAATTACCACTGCCGGGGCGGCACAATATTGCTAACGCCTTGGCTGCAACGGCGTTAGCCATGTCGGTTGGCGCTGATTTAGCTGCCGTCCGCCAAGGGCTGGCACAATTACAAGCTGTACCGGGCCGTTTATTCCCGATTCAATTATCGGCAGGTAAATTGCTGCTCGATGACTCCTACAACGCCAACGTCGGTTCTATGACTGCCGCGGCCCAAGTGTTGGCAGATATGCCCGGCTACCGTGTGTTGGTGGTGGGGGATATGGCCGAATTGGGTGATACCGCTGTGGATTGTCATCGCCAGGTGGGTGAGGCGGCCAGACAGGCGGGAGTCGATAAAGTGCTGAGTGTTGGCACATTGAGTCAAACACTGAGTGATGCGAGCGGTAACGGCGAACATTTTCAGGATAAGAACACATTGGCAGCCCGTGTGAGTGAATTGCTGCTCGAACATCCGGTTATCACCGTCTTAATTAAAGGTTCACGTAGCGCCGCCATGGAAAATGTCGTGCGTGCGTTACAGGAGAATGCATCATGTTAG
- a CDS encoding UDP-N-acetylmuramoyl-L-alanyl-D-glutamate--2,6-diaminopimelate ligase — translation MRDLLAPWGLDVPERALREMTLDSRVAAAGDLFVAIVGHQTDGRRYIPQAIAQGVAAVVAEADGVAPDASVVEMHGIPVIYLRNLNQHLSKLAGQFYHQPGTALRLVGVTGTNGKTTTTQLLAQWSQALGETSAVMGTVGNGLLGQVIPTENTTGSAVDIQHLLRNLVEQGATFAAMEVSSHGLIQNRVAALPFAAAVFTNLSRDHLDYHGNMAGYEAAKWLLFSTHQSEHKIINADDEVGRRWLGQLPQAVAVSMEDKVPTGWNGPWLSASNVDYHDNGASITFDSSWGEGQLESRLMGAFNVSNLLVALSTLLSLGYPLAQLLATAPSLQPVCGRMEVFNAPGKPTVVVDYAHTPDALEKALAAARLHCKGQLWCVFGCGGDRDKGKRPLMGGIAEQLADRVVITDDNPRSEEPQAIVADILSGLLDAGHALAIHGRAEAVTSAIMQAKEEDVVLVAGKGHEDYQLVGNRRLDYSDRVTVARLLGVMA, via the coding sequence TTGCGCGACTTACTCGCTCCTTGGGGGCTAGACGTCCCGGAGCGGGCGCTACGGGAAATGACATTAGACAGCCGTGTTGCCGCTGCCGGGGATTTGTTTGTCGCCATTGTCGGCCACCAGACGGACGGGCGTCGCTATATCCCGCAAGCCATTGCACAAGGTGTTGCGGCAGTGGTCGCTGAAGCCGATGGTGTAGCGCCGGATGCCAGTGTGGTAGAGATGCACGGCATTCCTGTTATTTATTTGCGTAATTTGAATCAACATTTATCCAAGCTGGCGGGGCAATTCTACCATCAGCCGGGTACAGCATTACGTTTGGTCGGTGTGACGGGGACCAACGGCAAAACCACCACCACCCAACTACTGGCACAATGGAGTCAGGCACTGGGGGAAACCAGCGCGGTAATGGGTACAGTTGGCAATGGTCTGTTAGGGCAAGTGATTCCGACGGAAAATACCACCGGTTCAGCGGTTGATATTCAACATTTACTGCGCAATTTGGTTGAGCAAGGGGCTACTTTTGCGGCGATGGAAGTTTCTTCCCACGGTTTGATTCAGAACCGCGTAGCCGCATTGCCGTTTGCAGCAGCAGTGTTTACTAACTTAAGCCGCGATCATCTGGATTATCACGGTAATATGGCGGGTTATGAGGCGGCAAAATGGTTGCTGTTCTCCACCCATCAATCCGAACATAAAATTATCAATGCTGATGACGAAGTCGGTCGCCGCTGGTTAGGGCAGTTGCCGCAAGCTGTTGCTGTCAGCATGGAAGACAAAGTTCCTACGGGCTGGAATGGCCCATGGTTATCGGCGAGTAACGTTGATTATCACGATAACGGTGCCAGCATCACTTTTGACTCAAGCTGGGGCGAAGGCCAATTAGAAAGCCGTCTGATGGGGGCGTTTAACGTCAGTAATCTGCTGGTGGCACTGTCAACCCTCCTTTCTCTGGGGTATCCGTTAGCACAATTATTAGCAACAGCACCAAGCCTGCAACCGGTGTGCGGGCGTATGGAAGTGTTTAACGCGCCCGGTAAGCCGACGGTGGTCGTGGATTATGCCCACACCCCGGATGCCTTGGAAAAGGCCCTGGCTGCGGCCCGCTTACACTGTAAAGGCCAGTTGTGGTGTGTGTTTGGTTGCGGTGGTGATCGTGACAAAGGTAAACGCCCACTTATGGGCGGTATCGCAGAACAACTGGCGGATCGGGTGGTCATCACCGACGATAACCCGCGCAGTGAAGAGCCGCAGGCTATCGTGGCGGATATTCTCAGTGGCTTGCTGGATGCCGGGCATGCATTGGCAATTCATGGCCGTGCTGAAGCGGTGACCAGTGCCATTATGCAAGCCAAAGAAGAAGATGTCGTGCTGGTGGCGGGTAAAGGACATGAAGATTACCAATTAGTGGGTAATCGCCGCTTGGATTATTCAGACAGAGTTACCGTCGCCCGTTTATTGGGGGTGATGGCATGA
- a CDS encoding UDP-N-acetylmuramoyl-L-alanine--D-glutamate ligase yields MADYQGKKVVIIGLGLTGLSCVDFFMARGVTPRVMDTRINPPGLDKLPESVERHVGDLHQQWLLDADLIVASPGIALAHPALSDAAEAGVEIVGDIELFCRENQAPVVAITGSNGKSTVTTLVGEMAKAAGWQVGVGGNIGVPALTLLKQENQLVVLELSSFQLETTSSLHASAATILNVTEDHTDRYPFGLQQYRAAKLRVYENAKVCVVNADDALTMPVRGADSRCISFGVDVGDYHLNKQQGEIWLRVRGEKVLNTREMKLTGRHNYTNALAALALADAVGIPRSSSLKALTTFTGLSHRFQLVFEHNGVRWINDSKATNVGSTEAALDGLQVDGTLHLLLGGDGKSADFSGLTRFLQGDHIKIYCFGRDGEQLAELRPEVSQLTETMEQAMVLLAQRLAPGDMVLLSPACASLDQFRSFEQRGDEFARLAEELG; encoded by the coding sequence ATGGCTGATTATCAGGGTAAAAAAGTAGTCATTATCGGGCTGGGGCTAACCGGCCTTTCCTGCGTTGATTTCTTTATGGCGCGTGGTGTTACGCCGCGTGTGATGGATACCCGTATTAATCCACCAGGCCTGGATAAATTGCCTGAAAGCGTTGAGCGCCATGTCGGTGACCTTCATCAGCAGTGGTTATTAGATGCAGATTTGATTGTGGCCAGCCCAGGCATCGCGCTGGCACATCCTGCCTTGAGTGACGCTGCCGAGGCCGGTGTCGAGATTGTCGGCGATATCGAGCTGTTCTGCCGTGAGAATCAGGCGCCTGTAGTGGCGATTACCGGCTCTAACGGTAAAAGCACGGTGACCACGCTGGTGGGCGAGATGGCTAAAGCGGCGGGCTGGCAGGTAGGCGTCGGTGGCAATATCGGTGTTCCGGCACTGACGTTATTGAAACAAGAAAACCAACTGGTAGTACTAGAGCTGTCGAGCTTCCAGTTGGAAACCACTTCAAGCTTGCATGCCAGTGCGGCCACCATCTTGAACGTAACAGAAGATCATACTGACCGTTATCCGTTCGGTTTGCAGCAATATCGCGCAGCTAAACTGCGAGTTTATGAAAACGCTAAAGTCTGTGTGGTGAATGCCGATGACGCGCTTACCATGCCGGTGCGTGGCGCTGATAGCCGCTGTATTAGCTTTGGTGTGGATGTGGGTGACTACCATCTGAATAAGCAGCAGGGAGAAATCTGGCTGCGGGTTCGGGGTGAAAAAGTCTTGAATACCCGCGAAATGAAATTGACCGGTCGCCATAACTATACCAATGCGTTGGCAGCACTGGCGCTGGCTGATGCTGTGGGGATTCCCCGCTCGTCAAGTTTGAAAGCATTGACCACCTTTACCGGTTTATCACACCGCTTCCAACTAGTGTTTGAGCACAATGGCGTGCGTTGGATTAATGACTCTAAAGCCACCAATGTTGGCAGTACGGAAGCAGCGTTGGATGGCTTGCAGGTTGACGGTACCTTGCATTTATTGTTGGGCGGCGACGGTAAATCCGCTGATTTCTCTGGGTTGACGCGTTTTCTACAAGGCGACCATATCAAAATTTACTGCTTTGGCCGTGATGGTGAGCAACTGGCTGAACTGCGCCCTGAGGTCTCTCAGCTTACCGAGACGATGGAACAGGCCATGGTACTGCTGGCGCAGAGACTGGCTCCGGGGGATATGGTGTTGCTGTCTCCTGCTTGCGCCAGTTTGGACCAATTCCGCAGTTTTGAACAACGTGGTGATGAGTTTGCTCGCCTGGCAGAGGAGTTGGGCTGA
- a CDS encoding UDP-N-acetylmuramate--L-alanine ligase, translating into MNTQQLAKLRTIVPEMRRVRHIHFVGIGGAGMGGIAEVLANEGYQISGSDLAPNPVTQHLASLGAQIYFHHRPENVLDASVVVVSTAISADNPEIVAAREARIPVIRRAEMLAELMRFRHGIAVAGTHGKTTTTAMVSSIYAEAGLDPTFVNGGLVKAAGTHARLGSSRYLIAEADESDASFLHLQPMVAIVTNIEADHMDTYQGDFENLKQTFINFLHNLPFYGRAVMCIDDPVVRELLPRVGRHITTYGFSDDADVQIASYRQEGPQGHFTLKRLDKPLMTVTLNAPGRHNALNAAAAVAVATEEGIEDEDILRALAGFQGTGRRFDFLGNFPLAPVNGKEGSAMLVDDYGHHPTEVDATIKAARAGWPDKRIVMVFQPHRYTRTRDLYDDFANVLSQVDVLLMLDVYAAGEPPIPGADSRSLCRTIRNRGKLDPILVSDSETVPEILAQVLNGDDLILIQGAGNIGKIARKLAELKLQPQIKDEEHHG; encoded by the coding sequence GTGAATACACAACAACTGGCGAAACTACGAACTATCGTGCCCGAGATGCGTCGCGTCCGGCACATTCACTTTGTTGGCATCGGTGGTGCCGGCATGGGTGGTATCGCTGAAGTGTTGGCTAACGAAGGTTATCAGATTAGCGGTTCAGATTTGGCACCTAACCCGGTCACTCAGCATTTGGCCTCTTTGGGCGCACAAATCTATTTCCATCACCGTCCTGAAAACGTTCTGGACGCCAGTGTGGTCGTGGTTTCAACTGCAATCTCTGCGGATAATCCAGAGATAGTTGCGGCTCGCGAGGCGCGTATTCCGGTGATCCGCCGCGCAGAAATGCTGGCAGAGTTGATGCGTTTCCGTCATGGCATTGCGGTTGCAGGCACTCACGGCAAAACCACCACCACGGCGATGGTTTCCAGTATCTATGCTGAAGCCGGTCTGGATCCAACCTTTGTTAACGGCGGGTTGGTGAAAGCGGCAGGGACCCATGCTCGTCTTGGGTCCAGCCGTTACCTGATAGCAGAAGCCGATGAAAGTGATGCGTCATTTTTGCATCTGCAACCGATGGTGGCGATTGTCACCAATATCGAAGCCGACCATATGGATACTTATCAGGGCGACTTTGAGAACTTAAAACAGACGTTTATTAACTTTTTGCATAACTTGCCATTCTATGGCCGTGCGGTGATGTGTATTGACGATCCCGTGGTGCGCGAGTTGCTACCGCGAGTAGGCCGCCACATTACCACCTACGGTTTCAGTGATGATGCCGATGTGCAGATCGCCAGCTACCGGCAGGAAGGCCCACAGGGGCACTTCACGCTCAAACGCTTGGATAAGCCATTGATGACGGTGACCTTGAATGCACCGGGTCGTCATAACGCGCTGAATGCAGCGGCGGCGGTGGCTGTGGCGACAGAAGAAGGTATTGAAGACGAAGATATTCTGCGCGCGTTGGCAGGGTTCCAGGGGACTGGTCGCCGCTTTGATTTCCTCGGCAACTTCCCGCTGGCACCGGTCAATGGCAAAGAAGGCAGTGCGATGCTGGTTGATGACTACGGCCATCATCCAACTGAAGTGGATGCCACTATTAAAGCTGCGCGCGCGGGTTGGCCGGATAAGCGCATCGTGATGGTTTTCCAGCCGCACCGTTATACCCGTACCCGTGACCTGTACGACGACTTCGCCAATGTGTTATCGCAGGTTGATGTGCTACTGATGTTGGATGTGTACGCTGCCGGTGAACCGCCGATCCCTGGGGCTGATAGCCGCTCGTTGTGCCGCACCATCCGTAATCGTGGCAAGTTAGACCCAATTTTGGTTTCAGACAGTGAAACCGTGCCTGAAATTTTGGCGCAAGTGCTGAACGGCGATGACCTGATTCTGATTCAGGGCGCAGGTAACATTGGTAAAATTGCCCGTAAATTGGCTGAGCTTAAATTGCAGCCACAGATAAAAGATGAGGAACATCATGGCTGA
- a CDS encoding phospho-N-acetylmuramoyl-pentapeptide-transferase, which yields MLVWLAEYLVKFYSGFNVFSYLTFRAIVSLLTALFISLWMGPHLIAYLQKLQIGQVVRNDGPESHFSKRGTPTMGGLMILFSITISVLMWAYPSNPYVWCVLFILIGYGIVGFIDDYRKVVRKNTKGLIARWKYFWQSVIALAAAFAMYSIGKDTAATELVVPFFKDVMPQLGLMYILLAYFVIVGTSNAVNLTDGLDGLAIMPTVFVAGGFALVAWATGNVNFAAYLHIPYLRHAGELVIVCTAIVGAGLGFLWFNTYPAQVFMGDVGSLALGGALGTIAVLLRQEFLLVIMGGVFVVETLSVILQVGSFKLRGQRIFRMAPIHHHYELKGWPEPRVIVRFWIISLMLVLIGLATLKVR from the coding sequence ATGTTAGTTTGGTTGGCTGAATACTTAGTAAAATTTTACTCGGGCTTTAACGTCTTTTCCTATTTGACGTTCCGAGCGATTGTCAGTCTGTTGACGGCACTGTTTATTTCTTTGTGGATGGGGCCGCACCTGATTGCTTATTTGCAGAAATTGCAGATTGGCCAGGTAGTACGTAACGATGGGCCAGAGTCACACTTCAGTAAACGCGGCACGCCGACCATGGGCGGCCTGATGATTCTGTTCTCTATCACCATTTCAGTGCTGATGTGGGCTTACCCCTCCAATCCGTATGTCTGGTGTGTACTATTCATTCTTATCGGTTATGGCATCGTCGGCTTTATCGATGATTATCGCAAAGTAGTGCGTAAAAACACTAAAGGGTTGATCGCCCGCTGGAAGTATTTCTGGCAGTCAGTGATTGCCCTAGCTGCAGCATTCGCCATGTACAGCATCGGTAAAGACACCGCGGCTACCGAGCTGGTGGTGCCATTTTTCAAAGACGTCATGCCGCAACTGGGTTTGATGTATATCTTGCTGGCTTACTTTGTGATTGTCGGTACCAGTAACGCGGTGAACCTGACTGACGGATTAGATGGTTTGGCCATTATGCCGACCGTGTTCGTCGCCGGTGGTTTTGCCTTGGTTGCCTGGGCGACAGGTAACGTGAATTTCGCCGCATACCTGCACATTCCTTATCTACGCCATGCCGGTGAACTGGTGATTGTCTGTACCGCGATTGTGGGGGCTGGGCTGGGCTTCTTATGGTTTAACACCTATCCGGCACAGGTCTTTATGGGGGATGTCGGCTCGTTGGCCTTGGGCGGTGCGTTAGGCACCATCGCGGTGTTACTGCGCCAAGAGTTCTTATTGGTGATTATGGGCGGGGTATTCGTGGTTGAAACGCTGTCGGTGATCCTACAGGTAGGTTCCTTTAAGTTGCGTGGGCAGCGTATTTTCCGCATGGCCCCGATTCATCACCATTACGAACTTAAAGGCTGGCCAGAACCACGGGTTATCGTGCGTTTCTGGATTATCTCGCTGATGCTGGTGCTGATTGGCCTAGCGACGCTGAAGGTGCGGTAA